A single window of Sphingomonas sp. IW22 DNA harbors:
- a CDS encoding M20/M25/M40 family metallo-hydrolase — protein MVVHLDHVGTGGHAKGDDKVFNGAMDNAAGVATMLEAARAFTQAGEKPKRTILFAAVTSEEDGLLGSQYLAKHPLPGVKVTSVVNLDMPVLLYDFTDVVAFGAEHSTMGPIVAKATSDMGIKLSPDPMPEENLFTRSDHYRFVTEGVPSVFLVTGFANGGEKAFKDFLATNYHKPSDEVSLPFNWGAGAKFAKVNYNIARALADAPTAPVWYDDSEFGKLYAADAAKAERPAGG, from the coding sequence GTGGTTGTGCATCTGGACCATGTCGGCACGGGCGGCCATGCCAAGGGCGATGACAAGGTCTTCAACGGCGCCATGGACAATGCCGCCGGCGTCGCCACCATGCTGGAGGCGGCACGCGCCTTTACCCAGGCTGGCGAGAAGCCAAAGCGCACCATCCTGTTCGCGGCGGTAACGTCGGAAGAGGACGGCCTGCTCGGTTCGCAATACCTGGCCAAGCACCCGCTGCCGGGCGTCAAGGTGACCAGCGTCGTCAATCTGGACATGCCCGTCCTGCTGTACGACTTCACCGACGTCGTGGCGTTTGGCGCCGAACATTCGACCATGGGGCCGATCGTTGCAAAGGCGACGAGCGACATGGGCATCAAGCTGTCGCCCGATCCCATGCCGGAAGAAAATCTGTTCACCCGGTCGGACCATTATCGCTTCGTCACCGAAGGGGTGCCGTCGGTCTTCCTCGTCACCGGCTTTGCCAATGGCGGGGAAAAGGCGTTCAAGGATTTCCTCGCCACCAATTATCACAAGCCCAGTGACGAGGTCAGCTTGCCCTTCAATTGGGGCGCGGGGGCCAAGTTCGCCAAGGTGAACTACAACATCGCCCGCGCGCTCGCCGACGCGCCGACCGCGCCGGTCTGGTATGACGACAGCGAGTTCGGCAAACTCTATGCCGCCGACGCGGCAAAGGCGGAGCGGCCCGCAGGCGGATGA
- the clpB gene encoding ATP-dependent chaperone ClpB: MNLEKFTDRAKGFLQSAQTVAIRMSHQRIAPEHLLKALLEDEQGMASRLIAAAGGDAGRALAETDTALAKIPAVSGSGAQSTPGLDNDTVRVLDQAEQVAQKAGDSFVTVERLLLALVLSGNNAAGRALAAAGVQVQALNEAINTIRKGRTADTAGAEDRYDALKKFARDLTDAARDGKLDPVIGRDEEIRRTIQILARRTKNNPVLIGEPGVGKTAIAEGLALRIANGDVPDTLKDRTLMALDMGSLIAGAKYRGEFEERLKGVLDEVKAGEGDIILFIDEMHTLIGAGKTDGAMDASNLLKPALARGELHCIGATTLDEYRKYVEKDPALQRRFQPVFVGEPTVEDTVSILRGLKEKYELHHGVRITDGALVSAATLSNRYITDRFLPDKAIDLMDEAASRIRMEVESKPEEIETLDRRILRLKIEREGLRRETDAASVDRLETIERDLANLEQQSAELTARWQAEKDKIGAEAKLKEQLDAARIALEQAQRTGDLARAGELSYGTIPQLTKQLEEAAGATQGAMLREEVTADDIAGVVSRWTGIPVDRMLEGEREKLLQMEDALAKRVIGQAEAVRAVSTAVRRSRAGLQDPNRPLGSFLFLGPTGVGKTELTKTLAEFLFDDPNAMVRIDMSEFMEKHAVARLIGAPPGYVGYEEGGVLTEAVRRRPYQVVLFDEVEKAHGDVFNVLLQVLDDGRLTDGQGRTVDFSNTIIILTSNLGSQYLTNLADGESVETVEPQVMEVVRAHFRPEFLNRLDEVILFHRLAAEHMAPIVDIQVGRVSRLLADRKITIDLTDAARAWLGRVGYDPVYGARPLKRAVQRYLQDPLADLILKGEVRDGSTVAVDEGDGALTLTVR, translated from the coding sequence ATGAACCTCGAAAAATTCACCGATCGCGCCAAGGGCTTCCTGCAATCGGCGCAGACCGTTGCCATCCGCATGAGCCATCAGCGGATCGCCCCCGAACATCTGCTGAAGGCGCTGCTGGAGGATGAGCAGGGCATGGCGTCGCGCCTGATTGCCGCGGCAGGTGGCGATGCGGGCCGGGCGCTGGCCGAAACCGATACGGCGCTGGCCAAGATCCCGGCGGTCAGCGGGTCGGGCGCGCAATCGACGCCGGGCCTGGATAACGACACCGTCCGCGTGCTGGATCAGGCCGAGCAGGTCGCGCAGAAGGCCGGCGACAGCTTTGTCACGGTCGAGCGGCTGCTGCTGGCACTGGTGCTTTCCGGCAACAACGCCGCCGGTCGCGCGCTGGCGGCGGCGGGCGTGCAGGTGCAGGCCCTCAACGAAGCGATCAACACGATCCGCAAGGGTCGCACCGCCGATACGGCGGGGGCGGAGGACCGTTATGACGCGCTCAAGAAATTTGCCCGCGATCTGACCGACGCTGCGCGCGACGGCAAGCTGGACCCGGTGATCGGCCGTGACGAAGAAATCCGCCGCACCATCCAGATCCTTGCGCGCCGGACCAAGAACAATCCCGTGCTGATCGGCGAACCCGGCGTCGGCAAGACCGCCATTGCCGAAGGGCTGGCGCTGCGGATTGCCAATGGCGACGTGCCCGATACGCTGAAGGACCGCACGCTGATGGCGCTCGACATGGGCAGCCTGATCGCGGGCGCGAAATATCGCGGCGAGTTCGAGGAACGGCTGAAGGGCGTGCTGGACGAGGTGAAGGCGGGTGAGGGCGACATCATCCTGTTCATCGACGAAATGCACACGCTGATCGGTGCGGGTAAAACCGATGGCGCGATGGACGCGTCGAACCTGTTGAAGCCCGCCCTTGCGCGCGGCGAACTGCACTGCATTGGCGCCACCACGCTGGATGAATATCGCAAATATGTCGAAAAGGACCCCGCGCTCCAGCGGCGGTTCCAGCCGGTGTTCGTGGGCGAGCCAACCGTCGAGGATACGGTCAGCATCCTGCGCGGGCTGAAGGAGAAATACGAGCTGCACCATGGCGTGCGGATCACCGACGGCGCCCTGGTGTCGGCGGCGACCTTGTCCAACCGCTACATCACCGACCGTTTCCTGCCCGACAAGGCCATCGACCTGATGGACGAGGCGGCGAGCCGCATCCGCATGGAGGTGGAATCCAAGCCGGAGGAGATCGAGACGCTCGACCGCCGCATCCTGCGCCTGAAGATCGAGCGGGAGGGGCTGCGCCGCGAAACCGATGCCGCGTCGGTTGACCGGCTGGAGACGATCGAGCGCGATCTGGCCAATCTGGAACAGCAATCGGCCGAGCTGACCGCCCGCTGGCAGGCGGAAAAGGACAAGATCGGGGCCGAGGCCAAGCTGAAGGAACAGCTGGACGCCGCGCGCATCGCGCTGGAACAGGCGCAGCGCACCGGCGATCTGGCCCGCGCGGGCGAGCTTTCCTACGGCACCATCCCCCAGCTGACCAAGCAGCTTGAGGAAGCGGCAGGCGCGACTCAGGGCGCGATGCTGCGCGAGGAAGTGACCGCCGACGATATCGCCGGCGTCGTCAGCCGTTGGACCGGCATTCCCGTCGACCGGATGCTGGAGGGCGAGCGCGAAAAGCTGCTCCAGATGGAAGACGCACTCGCCAAACGGGTGATCGGTCAGGCCGAGGCGGTGCGCGCGGTGTCGACCGCCGTGCGCCGCAGCCGTGCGGGGCTACAGGACCCGAACCGGCCGCTGGGCAGCTTCCTGTTCCTTGGCCCCACGGGCGTCGGCAAGACCGAGTTGACCAAGACGCTGGCCGAGTTCCTGTTCGACGATCCGAACGCCATGGTCCGCATCGACATGTCCGAATTCATGGAAAAGCACGCGGTCGCGCGGCTGATCGGCGCGCCGCCGGGCTATGTCGGCTATGAAGAGGGCGGCGTGCTGACCGAAGCGGTGCGTCGGCGCCCCTATCAGGTCGTGCTGTTCGACGAGGTGGAGAAGGCGCATGGCGACGTGTTCAACGTGCTGCTGCAGGTGCTGGACGACGGTCGCCTGACCGACGGACAGGGGCGCACGGTCGATTTTTCGAACACGATCATCATCCTGACATCGAACCTGGGCAGCCAGTATCTGACCAACCTTGCTGACGGCGAATCCGTGGAAACGGTCGAGCCGCAAGTGATGGAGGTGGTGCGCGCGCATTTCCGGCCCGAATTCCTCAACCGGCTGGACGAGGTGATCCTGTTCCACCGGCTGGCGGCGGAGCATATGGCGCCGATCGTCGACATTCAGGTCGGGCGCGTCAGCCGGTTGCTGGCGGACCGCAAGATCACCATCGACCTGACCGACGCAGCGCGCGCGTGGCTGGGGCGGGTGGGGTACGATCCCGTCTATGGCGCCCGCCCGCTGAAACGCGCGGTGCAGCGCTATCTTCAGGACCCGCTGGCCGACCTGATCCTGAAGGGCGAGGTGCGCGACGGCTCGACCGTCGCGGTGGATGAGGGCGACGGCGCGCTGACGCTGACCGTTCGATAA
- a CDS encoding NupC/NupG family nucleoside CNT transporter, with the protein MTRFLIGLCGIAVILAIAVLLSANRRAIRLRVVGAAFALQAGIAFLVLYVPAGQSAIRAMAAGVSALLGYAKAGTDFIFGPLATPEMGGQSFAISALPVIIFFASLVSVLYHLRVMQFIIRWVGGAIERVIGVSKVESLCAAANIFVGQSESPLVIRPYLSSLTPSQLFTVMSVGMAGVAGTILAAYASFLGPESLPYLLAASFMAAPGGILMAKIIMPDVASAPNVQHDTFEEAAVLAVAEPDPEDERAANLIMAAAMGAQTGVKIAVAVGAMVLAFVALVAMANGLLGVVGGWFGYPALSFQMLIGTVFQPVMFLLNIPWDEAGMAGGLFGTKVVLNEFVAFIELGQIGDQLSQRTIAIVTFALCGFANFSSIAIQMAATGSLAPNQRPTIARLGVRALLAGSLANLMSAALAGLILP; encoded by the coding sequence GTGACACGTTTCCTGATCGGCCTTTGCGGCATCGCCGTCATTCTGGCGATCGCCGTTCTTCTATCTGCCAACCGCCGCGCCATTCGCCTGCGCGTGGTCGGCGCGGCTTTTGCATTGCAGGCGGGGATCGCGTTCCTCGTCCTCTACGTACCCGCCGGGCAATCCGCGATCCGCGCCATGGCGGCGGGGGTGTCGGCGCTGCTGGGCTATGCCAAGGCGGGCACCGACTTCATCTTCGGCCCGCTGGCGACGCCCGAAATGGGCGGGCAGAGCTTTGCCATCTCGGCACTGCCGGTGATCATCTTCTTCGCCAGCCTGGTGTCGGTGCTGTACCATCTGCGCGTCATGCAGTTCATCATCCGCTGGGTCGGGGGCGCGATCGAGCGGGTGATCGGCGTGTCCAAGGTCGAATCGCTGTGCGCTGCGGCCAATATCTTTGTCGGACAAAGCGAATCGCCGCTGGTCATCCGCCCCTATCTTTCCAGCCTGACGCCCAGCCAGTTGTTCACCGTGATGTCGGTCGGCATGGCGGGCGTGGCGGGCACGATCCTGGCGGCCTACGCCTCGTTCCTTGGTCCGGAATCGCTGCCCTATCTTCTGGCGGCCAGCTTCATGGCGGCGCCGGGCGGCATCCTGATGGCCAAGATCATCATGCCCGATGTCGCATCGGCCCCCAACGTCCAGCACGACACGTTCGAGGAAGCCGCCGTGCTGGCGGTCGCCGAACCCGATCCAGAGGATGAACGCGCCGCCAACCTGATCATGGCCGCCGCAATGGGCGCGCAGACGGGTGTGAAGATCGCGGTGGCGGTCGGTGCGATGGTGCTGGCGTTCGTGGCGCTGGTGGCGATGGCGAACGGCCTGCTGGGCGTGGTCGGCGGCTGGTTCGGCTATCCGGCGCTCAGCTTCCAGATGCTGATCGGCACCGTGTTCCAACCGGTGATGTTCCTGCTGAACATCCCCTGGGACGAAGCGGGCATGGCGGGCGGCCTGTTCGGGACCAAGGTGGTGCTGAACGAATTCGTCGCCTTTATCGAACTGGGCCAGATCGGGGACCAGTTGAGCCAGCGCACCATCGCCATCGTCACCTTTGCGCTGTGCGGCTTTGCCAATTTCAGCTCGATCGCGATCCAGATGGCCGCGACGGGCAGTCTGGCACCCAATCAGCGTCCGACCATCGCCCGGCTCGGCGTGCGGGCGCTGCTTGCGGGCAGCCTGGCCAATCTGATGTCGGCGGCGCTGGCAGGTCTGATCCTGCCGTAA
- a CDS encoding queuosine precursor transporter: MDSPAPISRSLFSLAIFYGGMVCIAGVLGNKQVALGPLAVEAGIFAFLLLVVVSSAVAELHGRAVANRLVLIGFVPLLVSMALSWIVVQLPPAPSMETERVAAFTMLMSSTWRIWMGGIVAYGLSQILNVTLFDALKRGKGRMLWLRAGVASVLSQILDTLIFVTVAFYGVFPVGQLIAGQMLAKVALSLILVPPLIYLFVGLGRRLDAPAAART, translated from the coding sequence ATGGACTCGCCCGCGCCGATTTCCCGTTCGCTGTTTTCGCTCGCCATTTTTTATGGCGGCATGGTCTGTATTGCCGGGGTGCTTGGCAACAAGCAGGTGGCGTTGGGGCCATTGGCGGTGGAGGCGGGTATCTTTGCCTTTCTGCTGCTGGTGGTGGTGTCGTCGGCGGTGGCCGAGCTGCACGGTCGCGCGGTGGCCAATCGGCTGGTGCTGATCGGCTTCGTGCCGCTGCTGGTGTCGATGGCGCTGTCGTGGATCGTCGTGCAACTGCCGCCCGCGCCCAGCATGGAGACCGAGCGGGTGGCGGCATTCACGATGCTGATGAGCAGCACGTGGCGCATCTGGATGGGCGGCATCGTCGCCTATGGCCTGTCGCAGATCCTGAATGTGACGCTGTTCGACGCGCTGAAGCGCGGAAAGGGCCGCATGTTGTGGCTGCGCGCGGGCGTGGCCAGCGTGTTGAGCCAGATTCTGGACACGCTGATCTTCGTCACCGTCGCCTTTTACGGCGTCTTCCCCGTCGGTCAGCTGATCGCCGGGCAGATGCTGGCCAAGGTCGCGCTGTCGCTGATCCTGGTGCCGCCGCTCATCTATCTGTTCGTCGGGCTGGGCCGCCGCCTGGACGCCCCCGCCGCTGCGAGGACTTGA